One region of Prosthecobacter fusiformis genomic DNA includes:
- a CDS encoding cobalamin-independent methionine synthase II family protein: MKDQPLRTSVIGSYPFPGWLEFSAQHLDQFGSADVAELQDDAAMVAIQDQISAGLDVITDGEQTRFDFNLSFYGFIEGIALEPASPRRFGPPAHDQRGKHEIIGELKAPRGLGAVEEFQRLKRLAGGSGKRLKVSVPGPYTLSGRLAPNQQYADRYAVTEALLPLVRQEIADLVAAGAEEICVDEPSMSCYGFREDTGRFVDIFNRTVESGYGQARICTHLCFGNFKGHPVGYRKYAPLFPAFFDLHCDEVHVEMANREYAELEIIGEIAQRTDVAVGIIDVKSYYIETPENVADAVRACLKLAPAERLVFAPDCGLSQTARWAAKQKLANMVAGVVLVKAEM; the protein is encoded by the coding sequence ATGAAGGATCAGCCATTGAGGACATCGGTGATTGGTAGCTACCCGTTTCCGGGGTGGCTGGAGTTTTCTGCTCAGCATTTGGACCAGTTTGGCAGTGCGGATGTGGCGGAGCTCCAGGATGATGCGGCGATGGTGGCGATCCAGGACCAGATTTCGGCAGGGCTGGATGTGATCACTGATGGAGAACAGACGCGGTTTGATTTTAACCTGTCGTTTTATGGGTTTATCGAAGGCATTGCGCTGGAGCCAGCGAGCCCGCGGCGCTTTGGTCCGCCAGCTCATGACCAGCGGGGGAAGCATGAGATCATTGGGGAGCTGAAGGCTCCTCGAGGGCTGGGGGCAGTGGAGGAGTTTCAAAGATTGAAAAGACTGGCAGGCGGTTCCGGTAAACGGCTGAAGGTGAGTGTGCCGGGACCCTATACGCTGAGCGGCAGGCTTGCGCCTAACCAACAGTATGCTGACAGGTATGCTGTCACGGAGGCGCTATTGCCGCTCGTTCGGCAGGAGATCGCTGACTTAGTGGCGGCGGGTGCGGAGGAGATCTGCGTGGATGAGCCGAGCATGAGTTGCTACGGCTTCCGCGAGGATACCGGGCGATTTGTGGACATCTTTAACCGGACGGTAGAAAGCGGTTATGGGCAGGCGCGGATCTGCACGCATCTATGCTTTGGAAACTTCAAAGGGCATCCGGTGGGGTATCGCAAATATGCACCTCTTTTCCCGGCTTTCTTTGATCTTCACTGCGATGAGGTGCACGTGGAGATGGCTAATCGTGAGTATGCGGAGCTGGAGATCATCGGCGAGATCGCCCAACGGACGGATGTGGCGGTGGGGATCATTGACGTGAAGAGCTACTACATCGAGACGCCCGAGAATGTGGCGGATGCGGTGCGGGCTTGTTTAAAGCTGGCTCCGGCTGAGAGGCTGGTCTTCGCCCCGGATTGCGGGCTGAGCCAGACGGCACGCTGGGCGGCGAAGCAGAAGCTGGCGAACATGGTGGCCGGGGTGGTCCTGGTGAAAGCGGAGATGTGA
- a CDS encoding ABC transporter permease yields MKAYLLRLLSDHGMIFVLAALCAFFSFVTLTQQSVTGDAAVDQVVSRVKSGNTVMLAVRPSSDESAYADTVAARVQAAGVTVAAVIKGSPSDARAALEKMQSAGTRLDAIITAEESARWLVITELSKDFPALGTPVIIKPDSYRWPNFLKGDNLLNIANQISVIAIIAIGMTMVIITAGIDLSVGSLLALAAVLVSMFIRDYAGALTASTGGMLLACMVAILACGFAGAFSGLMITRFSIPPFIVTLAMMLVTSGFAYTVSAGQSIYQIPDSFVWLGRGADVLGIPNAVLLMILLYGVAHIVMTQMRIGRHLYAVGGNREAAHISGVPVDCVLMFAYVVSGLLAGLGGVVMASQLKSGSPTYGGMYELYVIAAVVVGGTSLSGGKGTMLGTLTGAFIIAVIQNGMNLTNVESYTQKVVLGTVILGAVLADKLRRK; encoded by the coding sequence ATGAAAGCCTACCTGCTGCGCCTTTTGTCTGACCACGGCATGATCTTCGTGCTCGCGGCCCTCTGCGCCTTCTTCAGTTTCGTCACCCTTACTCAGCAGTCCGTCACGGGTGATGCCGCCGTGGACCAGGTGGTCTCCAGGGTTAAATCAGGAAATACGGTCATGCTTGCTGTTAGGCCATCATCAGATGAATCAGCCTATGCAGATACAGTCGCAGCCAGAGTGCAGGCTGCCGGAGTCACCGTCGCAGCCGTGATCAAAGGCTCACCTTCGGACGCCCGTGCCGCCTTGGAAAAAATGCAGTCCGCAGGCACCCGCCTGGATGCCATCATCACAGCGGAAGAAAGCGCCCGCTGGCTAGTCATCACCGAGTTATCCAAAGACTTTCCCGCGCTCGGCACACCCGTCATTATCAAACCGGACAGCTATCGCTGGCCCAATTTCCTTAAAGGCGACAACCTGTTAAACATCGCCAACCAGATCTCCGTCATCGCCATCATTGCCATTGGCATGACCATGGTCATCATCACCGCTGGCATAGATCTCTCCGTCGGCAGTCTCCTGGCTCTCGCAGCCGTTCTCGTCTCGATGTTCATCCGTGATTATGCCGGTGCCCTCACCGCCAGCACGGGCGGCATGCTCCTCGCATGCATGGTCGCTATCCTTGCTTGTGGATTTGCTGGAGCTTTCTCCGGTCTCATGATCACCCGCTTCAGCATCCCTCCTTTCATTGTCACCCTGGCCATGATGCTCGTCACCAGTGGCTTCGCTTATACCGTTTCCGCAGGCCAGTCCATTTACCAAATCCCCGACAGCTTCGTGTGGCTCGGCCGAGGGGCCGATGTCCTGGGTATCCCCAATGCCGTCCTGCTCATGATTCTGCTTTATGGGGTCGCTCACATCGTCATGACCCAGATGCGCATCGGCCGCCACCTGTATGCTGTTGGCGGCAACCGCGAGGCTGCTCACATCTCCGGCGTGCCCGTGGATTGCGTGCTCATGTTTGCCTATGTCGTCAGCGGACTGCTCGCCGGCCTTGGCGGAGTCGTCATGGCCTCCCAGCTTAAAAGTGGCTCTCCCACCTATGGCGGCATGTATGAGCTTTATGTCATCGCCGCTGTCGTCGTCGGTGGCACCAGCCTCAGCGGGGGAAAAGGCACCATGCTCGGCACCCTCACCGGCGCATTCATCATCGCCGTCATCCAAAACGGCATGAATCTCACCAACGTCGAAAGCTACACCCAAAAAGTCGTCCTCGGCACCGTCATCCTCGGTGCCGTCCTAGCCGATAAACTGCGCCGGAAGTGA
- a CDS encoding substrate-binding domain-containing protein: MRTLLRPILSIGFLLALTTCGGPEANESSKGTIGASLLTLDNPFFKVIGDNLATEGKKHGYEVIVVSGDKDVAKQSNQVKDFIVKKVSAIVLSPCDSKSIVPVIQEANAAGIPVFTVDVPCNEPGVEIVTQIATDNYGGGKEAGHAMIEALGQQGGKVAVLHLKQVESCQLRVKGFREIIDAHNASGKPAINIVAELESGGAKDLGYKAAEDTLQAHSDLRGIFAINDPAALGARAALEKAGREKQIVIIGFDGQPEGKQAIKDGKIYADPIQFPDKMGIQLVTSIMTWSRGLPQPAQILIPTQLYRQKDALKDPELK, from the coding sequence ATGAGAACTCTATTACGACCTATTTTGAGCATCGGATTTCTTCTCGCACTCACTACCTGTGGCGGACCTGAGGCTAATGAATCCAGCAAGGGTACCATAGGAGCTTCCCTCCTAACCCTGGACAATCCTTTCTTTAAAGTCATTGGCGACAACCTGGCTACCGAGGGTAAAAAGCATGGCTATGAGGTCATCGTCGTCAGTGGTGATAAGGACGTGGCCAAGCAGAGCAACCAGGTCAAAGATTTCATCGTCAAAAAAGTCAGCGCCATCGTCCTCAGCCCCTGCGATTCCAAGTCCATCGTCCCCGTTATTCAGGAGGCCAATGCCGCAGGCATCCCCGTTTTCACCGTCGATGTCCCCTGCAACGAACCCGGCGTAGAAATCGTCACCCAAATCGCTACCGATAACTATGGCGGCGGCAAAGAGGCCGGTCATGCCATGATTGAGGCCCTCGGCCAGCAGGGTGGCAAAGTGGCCGTCCTTCACCTCAAGCAGGTGGAATCCTGCCAGCTTCGGGTGAAGGGTTTTCGTGAAATCATTGATGCCCACAATGCCAGTGGCAAGCCAGCCATCAACATCGTCGCCGAACTCGAAAGCGGCGGAGCCAAAGACCTCGGTTACAAAGCTGCGGAAGATACCTTGCAGGCTCATTCGGATCTGCGCGGCATCTTCGCTATCAATGACCCAGCCGCCCTCGGTGCCCGTGCCGCCCTTGAAAAAGCCGGTCGTGAAAAGCAGATCGTCATCATTGGCTTCGATGGCCAGCCCGAAGGCAAGCAAGCCATCAAGGATGGCAAAATCTACGCCGACCCCATCCAGTTTCCTGACAAAATGGGCATCCAACTTGTCACCTCCATCATGACCTGGTCACGTGGACTTCCCCAGCCCGCGCAGATCCTTATTCCTACCCAGCTTTACCGGCAGAAAGACGCCCTTAAAGACCCTGAATTGAAGTAA